One genomic window of Bradyrhizobium sp. B124 includes the following:
- a CDS encoding CoA transferase, which translates to MGVLSHLRVVEIGSSAATSYCARLFADFGADVQKVEPPAGDPLRRSAPLTPGGQSAWFAFLNFNKSSVIIDGADADAILRLTALIEGGDILVDGRNVDPADCPSVDITAIRQRRPGLIYLAASWFGREGPYAGFAATDSTVRALAGLVKLVGPADGPPSHSPDFQTGILAGLWGFIAAVSSAVARTLSGTGRSWSLSIFESCLSLSEYLMFEAFEHGDVMRRIGVNRFWPNFPTGIYETKKGWLGVTTVAPAQWRAFCDMLGLPALRDDPTLVLNDNRLQQMEQIERQFIPRLKTRTAQEWFAEGLKRKIPIVPVPEISDLLQDAEKKERGAVVPVQLGEEEGLTVGSMQLLTLTPPRQGGRVPAPGEQQAFADNPRRQTGTASASSGRIDAGGLPLQGIRVIDFSMGWAGPLCTRTLADLGAEVIKVEAIQYPDWWRGLNRPAGFVAGQMYEKAARFCMMNRNKRGITLDLKRTQGLDLAKRLLAVADIVVDNYSADVLPKLGLGYDVLRTLNPSLVMMSMSAFGTNSAHRNCRAYGSTLEQASGLPSAIGSPGQTPVMSHVAFGDAVGGLNGCAAVLVALIHARTTGQGQFIDLAQIECMMPFVAPWITVNSICGTPPIRYGNRHPQFVPHGCFRCAGEDNWLLVAATDADMWQRLAVLIGRPDWAADASLKFAEGRRDVEDEIERGIEVWTLTRDADQAMSELQAAGVAAGVARLPIDLLSDRHLRSRAFLQEIDRAFVGLHPQASLPIREGAGYYELRAAAPTLGQHNREILSGILGLSDAEIAHLVREDIIGTAMLSEA; encoded by the coding sequence ATGGGCGTGTTGTCGCATCTGCGGGTCGTCGAGATCGGTAGCTCAGCCGCAACCAGCTATTGCGCGCGGCTTTTCGCGGATTTTGGCGCCGATGTTCAGAAAGTCGAGCCACCAGCAGGAGATCCTCTTCGGCGTAGCGCGCCACTTACGCCGGGCGGCCAGAGCGCTTGGTTCGCGTTCCTGAACTTCAACAAGTCAAGCGTCATCATAGATGGCGCTGACGCCGACGCAATCCTACGGCTGACGGCACTGATCGAGGGGGGCGACATTCTGGTCGACGGGCGGAACGTTGATCCCGCGGATTGCCCGTCCGTTGATATCACAGCGATCCGGCAGCGGCGCCCCGGATTGATCTACCTTGCAGCGAGTTGGTTTGGCCGCGAGGGACCCTATGCAGGATTCGCTGCAACCGATTCAACCGTCCGCGCGCTTGCCGGCCTCGTTAAGCTGGTTGGACCGGCCGATGGCCCGCCATCGCACTCGCCGGATTTTCAGACGGGTATTCTTGCCGGCTTGTGGGGCTTTATCGCCGCGGTTTCATCGGCAGTTGCGCGAACGCTTAGCGGGACAGGACGGTCGTGGTCGCTCAGCATATTCGAATCCTGTCTCTCCCTCAGCGAGTATCTCATGTTCGAAGCGTTTGAGCACGGCGACGTGATGCGCCGAATCGGTGTTAACCGCTTCTGGCCGAACTTCCCCACCGGCATTTACGAAACCAAGAAGGGTTGGCTCGGTGTTACGACTGTCGCGCCGGCACAATGGCGCGCGTTCTGCGACATGCTAGGCTTGCCCGCATTGCGCGATGATCCAACTTTGGTCCTCAACGATAATCGCTTGCAACAAATGGAGCAGATCGAACGACAGTTCATCCCGAGACTGAAGACGCGAACAGCGCAGGAGTGGTTTGCGGAAGGGCTAAAGCGCAAGATTCCGATCGTCCCGGTACCCGAAATATCCGATCTGCTCCAGGACGCCGAGAAGAAGGAGCGCGGCGCAGTCGTGCCCGTCCAGCTTGGCGAGGAAGAGGGCCTGACGGTTGGCTCCATGCAGCTGTTGACATTGACGCCGCCGCGGCAGGGCGGAAGAGTTCCGGCTCCTGGCGAGCAGCAGGCTTTCGCGGATAACCCAAGACGCCAGACTGGCACTGCGTCGGCGTCGTCCGGCCGCATCGATGCGGGCGGGTTACCGTTGCAAGGAATTCGCGTCATCGACTTTTCGATGGGATGGGCGGGGCCACTATGTACTCGTACACTCGCTGATCTCGGTGCCGAGGTCATCAAGGTCGAGGCCATCCAGTATCCAGATTGGTGGCGCGGCCTTAACCGGCCTGCTGGTTTCGTAGCCGGCCAGATGTACGAAAAGGCGGCACGCTTCTGCATGATGAATCGAAACAAGCGTGGCATCACGCTCGACTTGAAGCGCACGCAAGGCCTAGACCTTGCCAAGCGGCTTTTGGCGGTAGCCGATATTGTTGTCGACAACTATTCGGCCGATGTGCTGCCAAAGCTCGGGCTCGGCTACGATGTGCTCAGAACACTCAACCCTTCGCTCGTCATGATGTCGATGTCAGCCTTTGGCACGAACAGCGCCCATCGCAACTGCCGGGCGTACGGCTCTACCCTCGAACAGGCCTCCGGGTTGCCGAGCGCAATCGGAAGCCCCGGCCAGACACCTGTGATGAGCCATGTCGCATTCGGGGATGCCGTGGGCGGGTTGAATGGCTGCGCAGCAGTTCTGGTCGCGTTGATTCACGCCCGCACCACCGGGCAAGGACAGTTCATTGACCTGGCCCAGATCGAATGCATGATGCCCTTTGTTGCGCCATGGATCACCGTCAATTCGATCTGCGGTACGCCGCCAATAAGATACGGTAATCGACATCCGCAGTTCGTGCCGCACGGCTGCTTCCGTTGTGCGGGTGAGGACAACTGGCTCCTGGTAGCCGCGACGGATGCGGACATGTGGCAAAGGCTTGCCGTCCTTATCGGTCGGCCAGACTGGGCTGCGGACGCATCGCTTAAATTTGCTGAGGGGCGCCGCGACGTCGAGGATGAGATTGAGAGAGGCATCGAAGTCTGGACGCTCACCCGCGATGCGGATCAGGCTATGTCCGAGTTGCAGGCCGCAGGGGTCGCAGCTGGCGTGGCCCGCTTGCCGATTGACCTGCTCAGTGATCGCCATCTCAGGTCGCGCGCGTTTCTGCAGGAAATCGACCGCGCTTTCGTTGGCTTGCATCCGCAAGCCTCACTGCCAATCCGCGAGGGCGCCGGATATTACGAACTCCGCGCAGCGGCGCCGACGTTGGGACAACATAACAGGGAGATCCTTTCAGGGATTCTCGGGCTCTCTGATGCCGAGATTGCGCATTTGGTAAGGGAGGACATCATCGGAACGGCAATGCTCTCGGAAGCCTGA